The Cucumis melo cultivar AY chromosome 5, USDA_Cmelo_AY_1.0, whole genome shotgun sequence genome has a segment encoding these proteins:
- the LOC103491469 gene encoding E3 ubiquitin-protein ligase KEG-like — MPKKWKRVGIPSCSICRIHFDEDSRSPLLLQCGHTFCKHCLSQIIAPTSPKPSLTCPKCRHVSTIGNSVLSLPKNFAILPMISPASVSHSAEVTDSDDDDAGADEDGADESDRGRRSSGCHGCGEGFGDHELKLVRKIDGGKREEMELWFAWLRSRVGGCRHRVVVRRVKMGNVGDLDWVEKQLEKLRRASIWCRNVCSFLGVMKVEDYLCIVMDWFPGSVQSEMQRSDGRLTLEQILRFGADIARAVVELHAADVLCMNLKPSNFLLDANGHAVVSDYGLPLILKKPCHRAGIFPPEHESSRQHWCLECLFLSPHYRSPEAWEPLKRPLHLFRDDGIGISTQSDVWSFGCALVEMCTGSTPWAGLSAEEIYRSVVKEGKLPPQYASIVGVGIPRELWKMIGECLQYKPLKRPTFHAMLAVFLRHLQGIHRPPTRPTAEVASSPHIDRLEQSPTSVLDILQVKSNHLHQLVSEGDVNGVRDLLSKSASGNNSSSVISLLEAHNSEGQTALHLACRRGSPELVDAILDYSDADIDSPDENGNPPIVFALAVGSAECVRALIRKSANGMFRLMEGFGRSVAHVCAYYGQPDCMRELLQAGADPNAVDDNGESVLHVAIAKKFTHCAIVIMEHGGCKSMGFLNSKNLTPLHMCITSLNVDVVKRWVELASPEEISEAIDIPSSTGTALCMAAALKKDREIEGRELVRVLLKAKADPAAQDPQQCRTVLHTAAMANDVELVKIILDAGVDVNITNLHNTIPLHLALARGAKPCVQLLLSAGANCNLQDDDGDNAFHLAADAAKFIRECLECILLILKYPGAAIGVRNHSGKTFCDLLEALPREWIFEELMDALEEKGIHLSPTIFQVGDWVKFKKCVTNPAYGWQGAGPRSVGFVQGSQGSDGLSVSFCSGVAHVLADEIIKVIPMDRGQLVQLKPDVREPRFKLLGQSPDSIGTVLCIDDEEGIIRIGFTGASRGWQADPADFQRLQEFKVGDWIRVRYTLPAAKHGFGDVTPGSIGVVYGIRPDSSLLIEFCYVPSPWLCEPEEIEPVVPFKIGDQVCVKRSISEPRFPWDGETHNSVGKVSEIESNGLLIIDLPNRHGPWKVDPSDMEKVDKFKVGDWVRVKTSVPSPKYGWDDVPRSSIGIIFSLEEDGDVDVAFCFRSKTFPCSVTDIEKVPPFEVGQEVHILPSVTQPLLGWSDETPASSGKVERIDMDGTLNVRVSGKKKLWRVAPGDAEKLSGLAVGDWVRIKQCLGARSNYESNNTGKENIAVVYSILQDYSYLELAFCFQGKLVVHFTEVEKISPIKIGQYVHFRAGLTKPRWGWRGANPNSRGVVTAVNANGEIRVSLFGLSGWWRGDPADFEVEQMYAVGEWVKLKEDYTDGRKSLPAESIGVVQGLSYHENEWDGSVLVAFCREPELWVGHTSKLEKTERFYIGQRVKVKPSIPNPRFGWSGHSHASIVSITAIDADGKIKVSSSSAQKPWILDPSEVVMVEEEQLNIGDWVKIKPSIVMPAYHWGDVARQSVGVIHKMEDGELWVAFCFMEQLWMCKDSEMEKVRPFRVGDRVRFREGLKIPRWGWGMETHASKGQVVGVDANGKVRVRFRWREGRPWIGDPADLVLDDTT; from the exons ATGCCGAAGAAATGGAAGCGAGTCGGAATCCCTAGCTGTTCAATCTGCCGAATTCACTTCGATGAAGATTCTCGATCCCCTCTTCTTCTCCAATGCGGCCATACTTTCTGCAAACACTGTCTCTCTCAAATCATTGCTCCAACTTCTCCTAAACCTTCTCTCACATGTCCCAAATGCCGCCATGTTTCCACCATCGGCAATTCCGTCCTTTCTCTTCCCAAGAATTTCGCTATACTACCCATGATCTCCCCTGCCTCCGTTTCTCACTCTGCTGAGGTTACCGATAGCGATGACGACGATGCTGGAGCCGATGAGGATGGGGCTGATGAGTCTGACCGAGGACGGAGGAGTTCTGGTTGTCATGGTTGTGGAGAGGGGTTTGGGGACCATGAATTGAAGTTGGTGAGGAAGATCGATGGAGGGAAAAGGGAGGAGATGGAGCTTTGGTTTGCTTGGTTGAGGTCTAGAGTTGGTGGGTGTCGGCATAGAGTGGTGGTGAGGCGGGTGAAGATGGGGAATGTTGGGGATTTGGATTGGGTGGAGAAGCAGCTTGAGAAGCTGAGGCGTGCGTCGATTTGGTGTAGGAATGTGTGTTCGTTTCTTGGAGTGATGAAAGTGGAGGATTATCTTTGCATTGTTATGGACTGGTTCCCTGGGTCGGTTCAGTCGGAGATGCAGCGGAGTGACGGCCGTCTCACTCTCGAGCAGATTCTCAG ATTTGGAGCAGATATTGCACGTGCAGTAGTTGAACTTCATGCAGCTGATGTTTTGTGTATGAATTTGAAACCATCCAATTTTCTCTTGGATGCAAATGGACATGCTGTGGTTTCTGATTATGGGCTTCCATTGATTTTGAAAAAACCTTGTCATAGAGCGGGCATTTTCCCACCAGAACACGAGTCATCAAGACAGCATTGGTGTTTGGAATGCCTGTTTCTGAGTCCACATTATAGATCTCCAGAGGCATGGGAGCCTTTGAAGAGACCGTTGCATTTATTCAGGGATGACGGAATTGGCATATCCACTCAATCTGATGTGTGGAGCTTTGGCTGTGCCCTCGTTGAAATGTGCACTGGTTCCACTCC GTGGGCTGGTTTGAGCGCAGAAGAAATTTATCGATCTGTCGTCAAAGAAGGTAAGCTACCTCCACAATATGCAAGTATTGTAGGTGTTGGGATTCCTAGAGAATTATGGAAGATGATTGGTGAGTGCCTACAGTACAAGCCACTGAAAAGACCGACTTTCCATGCAATGCTTGCCGTATTTCTTAGACATCTACAGGGGATTCACCGTCCCCCTACTCGACCTACTGC TGAGGTGGCAAGTTCTCCTCATATTGATAGGTTGGAACAATCCCCTACCTCTGTCTTGGACATCCTTCAGGTTAAAAGCAACCATCTTCATCAACTTGTATCTGAAGGAGATGTTAACGGTGTCAG AGATCTTCTTTCCAAGTCTGCATCAGGGAATAATAGCAGCTCCGTCATCTCTCTGCTGGAAGCTCATAATTCGGAAGGGCAAACTGCTTTGCACTTGGCATGTAGAAGGGGTTCTCCGGAACTGGTTGATGCAATTTTGGACTACAGTGATGCAGATATAGATTCCCCTGATGAAAACGGAAATCCACCAATAGTGTTTGCGTTAGCTGTTGGATCTGCTGAATGTGTGCGTGCTCTTATCAGGAAATCTGCTAATGGTATGTTTAGGTTGATGGAAGGCTTTGGTCGGTCCGTTGCTCATGTTTGTGCATATTATGGGCAACCTGATTGTATGCGC GAACTACTTCAGGCAGGGGCAGATCCCAATGCGGTTGATGATAATGGTGAATCTGTACTGCATGTGGCTATTGCAAAGAAATTTACTCATTGTGCAATTGTAATTATGGAGCATGGAGGTTGCAAATCAATGGGGTTTCTCAATTCAAAAAACTTAAC GCCTCTGCATATGTGCATCACATCCTTAAACGTAGATGTTGTTAAGAGGTGGGTTGAACTTGCATCACCCGAGGAGATTTCTGAAGCTATTGATATACCAAGTTCCACAGGAACTGCTTTATGCATGGCAGCTGCTCTTAAGAAAGACCGTGAGATAG AGGGAAGAGAACTTGTTAGAGTTCTGCTCAAGGCTAAAGCTGACCCAGCAGCCCAAGATCCCCAACAATGCCGAACAGTTCTGCATACAGCTGCCATGGCTAACGATGTTGAGTTGGTGAAG ATTATTCTTGATGCTGGAGTGGATGTAAACATCACAAACTTACACAATACAATACCTCTTCATTTGGCACTGGCAAGAGGTGCAAAACCATGTGTTCAGTTACTCTTGTCTGCTGGAGCAAACTGTAATTTACAG GATGATGATGGTGACAAtgccttccatttagcagcagaTGCAGCAAAGTTCATACGTGAATGCCTTGAATGCATTTTATTGATATTAAAATATCCGGGTGCTGCTATTGGCGTAAGAAACCACAG TGGTAAGACATTTTGTGACCTGTTGGAAGCCCTGCCTCGAGAATGGATTTTTGAAGAGCTTATGGATGCACTAGAAGAGAAGGGTATTCATTTGTCCCCAACGAT ATTTCAAGTGGGTGATTGGGTGAAATTCAAAAAATGTGTGACAAATCCTGCATATGGTTGGCAAGGTGCAGGGCCCAGGAGTGTTGGATTTGTGCAGGGTTCCCAAGGTAGTGATGGTCTTTCTGTATCATTTTGCTCTGGTGTTGCACATGTCTTGGCAGATGAGATTATCAAAGTCATTCCTATGGATCGGGGACAGCTTGTGCAACTTAAACCTGACGTGAGAGAGCCAAG GTTTAAGTTGCTTGGACAATCACCTGACAGCATTGGAACTGTCTTGTGTATTGATGATGAAGAAGGAATTATACGGATTGGATTTACTGGTGCATCTAGAGGATGGCAAGCTGACCCTGCAGATTTTCAAAGACTTCAAGAATTCAAAGTTGGTGATTGGATTCGTGTACGATATACTTTGCCCGCTGCAAAACATGGCTTTGGAGATGTAACTCCAGGGAGTATTGGCGTTGTGTATGGTATCAGGCCAGACAGTAGTTTGTTGATAGAATTCTGCTATGTGCCTAGCCCTTGGCTTTGTGAGCCCGAGGAGATTGAACCTGTTGTCCCCTTCAAG ATTGGAGACCAAGTATGTGTTAAACGCTCTATATCTGAACCTAGATTCCCTTGGGATGGTGAGACACATAATAGTGTTGGAAAAGTTAGTGAAATTGAAAGTAATGGTCTCTTAATAATTGATTTACCAAATCGGCATGGACCATGGAAAGTAGATCCATCTGACATGGAGAAGGTGGACAAATTTAAg GTAGGTGACTGGGTTAGGGTGAAAACATCTGTACCCTCTCCAAAATATGGGTGGGATGATGTACCTCGAAGCAGCATTGGAATAATTTTTTCCTTAGAAGAGGATGGAGACGTAGATGTAGCATTTTGCTTCAGAAGTAAAACTTTTCCTTGCTCTGTTACAGACATTGAAAAAGTGCCACCTTTTGAAGTGGGACAAGAGGTTCACATCCTGCCGTCTGTTACTCAGCCATTACTTGGATGGTCAGATGAAACCCCAGCCTCTTCAGGAAAAGTTGAAAGAATTGATATGGATGGAACTCTAAAT gtGAGAGtatctggaaagaaaaaattgTGGAGAGTTGCTCCGGGTGATGCCGAAAAGCTATCAGGATTGGCAGTGGGTGATTGGGTCAGAATAAAGCAGTGTTTGGGAGCAAGATCAAATTATGAATCCAACAATACTGGGAAGGAAAATATAGCTGTAGTTTATAGTATACTACAAGATTACTCTTATTTAGAATTGGCGTTTTGTTTTCAGGGGAAATTAGTTGTACACTTCACTGAAGTCGAAAAAATTTCTCCGATAAAAATTGGCCAGTATGTGCATTTCCGTGCTGGATTGACTAAACCGAGATGGGGATGGAGAGGTGCTAATCCCAATTCAAGGGGTGTTGTGACTGCTGTAAATGCTAATGGAGAAATAAGAGTTTCACTGTTTGGCTTGTCTGGATGGTGGCGAGGAGATCCTGCAGATTTTGAGGTAGAACAAATGTATGCTGTAGGAGAATGGGtgaaattaaaagaagattatACCGATGGACGGAAATCATTGCCAGCCGAGAGTATTGGTGTCGTACAAGGATTAAGTTATCATGAAAATGAATGGGATGGTTCTGTTCTGGTAGCATTCTGTAGAGAACCGGAGTTGTGGGTGGGACATACTTCAAAACTTGAAAAGACTGAAAGATTTTATATAGGACAGCGTGTGAAGGTTAAACCTTCCATACCAAATCCACGGTTCGGCTGGTCAGGCCACTCTCATGCCAGCATTGTTTCTATAACTGCAATCGATGCAGATGGAAAAATTAAAGTATCTTCTTCATCAGCTCAAAAGCCATGGATACTTGATCCATCAGAAGTTGTTATGGTAGAGGAAGAGCAACTCAACATCGGAGACTGGGTGAAGATCAAGCCATCTATTGTAATGCCTGCTTATCATTGGGGGGACGTTGCTCGTCAAAGCGTCGGTGTGATCCACAAGATGGAAGATGGGGAGCTTTGGGTTGCCTTCTGCTTTATGGAGCAGCTGTGGATGTGCAAGGACTCAGAGATGGAGAAGGTGAGACCCTTTAGAGTCGGGGACAGAGTGAGATTTCGAGAAGGATTAAAAATCCCTAGATGGGGATGGGGAATGGAAACACATGCGAGTAAAGGGCAAGTAGTAGGCGTTGATGCAAATGGAAAAGTAAGAGTTAGGTTTAGGTGGAGGGAAGGACGTCCATGGATAGGGGACCCTGCTGACCTTGTTCTTGACGATACGACTTGA